In the genome of Calliopsis andreniformis isolate RMS-2024a chromosome 10, iyCalAndr_principal, whole genome shotgun sequence, one region contains:
- the LOC143184543 gene encoding uncharacterized protein LOC143184543, which produces MYYNQYVSLCLVVLVLGQAATLPQQPQYPQQLQQQIREDRKFAEKPNAMKKVALDDLDDVSTNQIQEGGSTGFSWSNMLSMLMQMLLGQTGGVTGPSKNDIDEGAPPSPWANLLSVGLRLITALLGGPQQSVDGIDKVDNQSSTMQDILAAMLGAFLRDRHPNQIYDMAKNASEFINIVVNLLDALKTSFSHRSLQARSMGRRDTISEAAVASITMLKGYVRSLKSFSNVGRAEDEGQRGCAERALCEASAECVAKAQGTSSIFCQFGSYATSYLLQRQSGVGFEALYEASRRGRSGENCRTLFMDCNAV; this is translated from the exons ATGTATTACAACCAGTACGTGTCGCTGTGCTTGGTGGTGCTGGTCCTGGGACAGGCAGCAACGCTGCCTCAGCAGCCCCAGTATCCTCAGCAGTTGCAGCAACAAATCAGAGAAGACAGAAAATTTGCTGAAAAACCGAACGCCATGAAGAAAGTAGCCCTAGACGATCTGGATGACGTCAGTACCAATCAGATTCAA GAAGGTGGCAGTACAGGATTTTCCTGGTCGAATATGTTGAGCATGCTGATGCAGATGCTGTTGGGACAGACTGGAGGTGTTACTGGACCAAGTAAAAATGACATCGATGAGGGAGCACCTCCTAGCCCTTGGGCAAATCTTCTCTCTGTTGGTCTTAGACTGATAACTGCCCTGTTGGGTGGTCCTCAGCAGTCTGTTGACGGTATAGACAAGGTTGACAATCAGAGCAGCACCATGCAG GATATTTTGGCTGCGATGCTGGGCGCGTTTCTGCGGGACAGGCACCCTAATCAGATTTATGACATGGCTAAAAACGCTTCCGAG TTTATCAACATCGTGGTAAATCTCTTGGACGCATTGAAGACCTCGTTCTCCCACCGTTCCTTACAAGCTAGATCTATGGGAAGACGGGACACCATCTCAGAGGCTGCTGTCGCATCCATCACCATGCTCAAG GGTTACGTGAGGTCACTGAAATCCTTCAGCAATGTTGGTCGCGCAGAGGACGAGGGTCAACGTGGTTGCGCCGAAAGAGCCCTTTGCGAAGCAAGTGCTGAGTGCGTCGCAAAGGCTCAGGGAACTTCCTCCATCTTCTGTCAATTCGGATC GTATGCGACCAGCTATTTGCTTCAAAGACAAAGCGGCGTGGGTTTCGAAGCCCTCTACGAAGCAAGTCGACGCGGTCGCAGCGGTGAGAATTGCAGAACTCTCTTCATGGACTGCAACGCTGTATGA